A window from Calliopsis andreniformis isolate RMS-2024a chromosome 5, iyCalAndr_principal, whole genome shotgun sequence encodes these proteins:
- the LOC143179203 gene encoding heat shock factor 2-binding protein, with amino-acid sequence MDAIAQANETNLGDEEQFLISIENTLNIVKAKLYNFIKDISQALAESGLDFNLEKLKLEESNKIQELMNSLPKSFTDQVNNEEKKQIAILELECKQLRIQLQQQIEAYKKAQEEIQYLKEQTLNQSTYCSTLGAVLGNLTWRASRFPEIVDVWLSGFQDKIGELLSLTAGTFVAFINTYRNAFPPTSNVEYQFLIGLLGIVTNISASAEGREFLITNPNGRSFVEKMVKLVPTMPLSQGYLSLKKLMLMIFYNVSVNKTGLQHLFESRVGDVLNYYLENNSLPDKIQLLCLRVLHSITYDLTNPRYIQDLITTLPMAKIEDIAASNKNEMSTLAKQIVKHLRESRKYISQN; translated from the exons ATGGATGCAATTGCGCAAGCGAATGAAACAAATCTGGGGGACGAAGAACAATTTTTG attTCTATAGAGAATACATTAAATATTGTCAAGGCTAAGCtctataattttataaaagACATTTCACAGGCTCTTGCCGAATCGGGATTAgattttaatttagaaaaattgaAGCTAGAAgaaagcaataaaatacaagaacttATGAATTCGTTACCAAAGTCTTTTACTGATCAAGTGAATAATGAAG AGAAGAAACAAATTGCAATTCTAGAACTCGAATGTAAACAACTGCGTATCCAGTTGCAACAACAAATAGAGGCATATAAAAAGGCGCAAGAAGAGATACAATATTTAAAAGAACAA ACTTTAAATCAGAGTACCTACTGCTCAACTTTGGGAGCAGTTTTGGGGAATCTAACTTGGCGTGCGTCCAGATTTCCTGAAATCGTCGACGTCTGGCTATCTGGA TTTCAGGACAAAATCGGTGAGCTTTTGTCACTGACGGCTGGAACTTTCGTCGCTTTTATAAATACTTATCGGAATGCATTTCCTCCTACCAGTAACGTCGAATACCAGTTTTTAATTGGTCTACTAGGAATCGTAACAAACATCTCGGCGAGTGCAGAAGGGCGCGAATTTTTAATTACTAATCCAAATGGTAGGAGTTTTGTAGAAAAAATGGTAAAGCTGGTACCCACAATGCCCTTATCACAGGGTTATCTTTCCTTGAAAAA ACTGATGCTCATGATATTTTATAATGTCAGTGTGAATAAAACCGGTTTGCAGCACCTGTTCGAGTCACGAGTAGGAGACGTTCTGAATTATTATCTAGAGAACAATTCATTGCCAGACAAAATACAATTACTTTGCCTACGCGTGCTGCACTCGATCACGTATGATTTAACCAATCCCAGATACATTCAGGACTTGATCACGACTCTGCCGATGGCCAAGATAGAGGACATCGCTGCCTCGAATAAAAACGAGATGAGTACTCTCGCGAAACAAATTGTTAAACACTTGAGAGAGTCGCGGAAATATATAAGCCAAAATTAA